One Candidatus Obscuribacterales bacterium genomic window carries:
- a CDS encoding PCP reductase family protein gives MSETDWAGGLQWTSDATAKFKNIPFFVRSQARQRIEAIAREAETDIVTADIVDQARIEFGQ, from the coding sequence GTCGGAGACAGATTGGGCGGGTGGTTTGCAATGGACTTCTGATGCCACCGCAAAGTTTAAAAACATTCCCTTCTTTGTGCGATCGCAGGCCAGGCAGCGTATTGAGGCGATCGCTCGTGAAGCGGAGACCGATATTGTGACGGCCGATATTGTTGATCAGGCCAGGATTGAATTTGGGCAGTGA